In Dysidea avara chromosome 3, odDysAvar1.4, whole genome shotgun sequence, a single window of DNA contains:
- the LOC136249400 gene encoding uncharacterized protein isoform X1 gives MNNGSCDVQAKVLGTLATLESVIMIDQIENKDDTPMMKDLNRYVISRYAAEWKDIGTELDLDIDELNIIEKDNLGQSKICFQKTLDKWLKGTANATWRTLEVALTNVRRQQSGLDPVDDIYGPIFVIRNQSSVDDFKVPPVVDDLRNDLCHRYKTHRQKPQEEQWPPNQPKSIVSVALMHCRGKTTQQELIRIFKESEQEDAHTVLDKLTSSHSRVTKDVNEIFRAYSTDQAVTGTDSDEPPKHILIEGAPGIGKTVLAKEIAYLWANGKLLKDYKLVFLVYLRDPRVHKVGSLKDFLQLFTSEEVSSDLLRFVKESRGKNIAFILDGFDEFPASTQRKSFIEILIAKNEELGLIVYKSTVVVTSRPSATLFLHEIVDSRIEVLGFAKEEREQYISLSLKNLPDEKQKLQMYLTQHPMINSLCYIPLHLAILLYLFEKGSKPDTLTEMNEFFVLHTIYRHLKRHKLLPSGAHVVKGFKDLPQKNYEVILKLAKLAFDGLQRNKLVFTCREVKELIPDIVDGPNINGFGLLQTVQHYPTASSEMGITVSFNFIHFTTQEYLAALHVSTLSSLHQSILMGQTFWDGRFNVMWMMYVGILGIESPAFVSFISTFVDVFPSKSNTLGSSSVNHQVDQSLSQDIQNDKRKCLHLFQCYVEAKSDEMPETISSIFSSGKIKLGCVTLLPHHISSLIFFMSASTKSKWRTLDLNNCNLRSIGMNRLLEHVVENKSNISALKYVDLNRNGASPWGVYCVIIKHCQVGSLTLCGDDGMEEHFKEITNSLEANKGLDQLMLCSIGRTGLETFKRVLVSNTTLHTVYFSWKKICSEVIRTNMNILLHTRCTLKKCCDTVAVCKAEKVVDMNILDDSYYGPIPNAIDLSNKGLSDDALALITFVLWNNTTVKRLDISCNKITDDGALAIGNCLKQNGTIKALDLSLSSITRIGMKYLLESIKNTSIIRYIDLSRNDSSPWSVYCAIIRHCCVSSLTVCGDDGIEGYVKEITDSLGSNRKLQSLTLCNIGRIGLEVVREVLGSNTTLNRVNLSWTKVSDEGTKDKKNILLHTKCPLACCSDREMVVNILHESHCRPAPKEITLSNMIINDDIVAFIALGLYNNKILNQLDLSCNYITCKGAMIIAKAIEVNSALQKLDISNNLVSDDGVVSIGNCIKNNRILKEVNLSSNKISPLGMNQFAACIRNTTLEYVDLSENDSSPWGVYCVVIRNCQVNNLTVCGDHGMEFQINEIIDSLEANRRLNSLTLYGIGRIGVTSIKEVLAMNTTLNTLNLSWKKFRLEKVKNIVLCTKIPLNTLGNTVCDSVIDVNILNDGKYKFHTIPSNVSFSHIHDNDVFLIAFGLCYNTILRVLYLSLENNITSKGAKELAKAIESNSTLQKFDISYNNISCDGMEAISNSLKVNSTLLEIVVSKSFRSGILTVNAQCSHCSLSSEGIVDAEVLIATSLLFNNNCTNVKDLDISNNRISDVGIFALSDLLMIYPLQKLNIACNHFSEIGVDAIIESLKQNVSLQELNMSHNKIAVEGCNKIAELILVNKTLQHLDISYCGIPEDGAINISKSYTASSKILQTLVISWGDDRIIINTACLFSNCDLSRKAIGNSGTQIVINLLCKLNIKELDLSYNNITDDGVLTVCDFLKENNTLKELNMSHNKISIEGAKKIAEVIQSNTTLQKLDISYCDIPDDGVVAISRSLMNKSLQLNISLKNDQVTINTAVSCCDLFRQKIGNVEVEIVLNLLYNSEIKELNISHNDLTENAGIMLICEFIKKHNTLQKLNMSHSKITIEGAIKVAEVIKIIVTLQSLDISCCGISGDGVVVISDSIMNNTSLQELNMSGNKVTIEGAHKIAEVIQFNTTLHKLNISDCGIIDDGVVVISDSLIECTSLQELDMSHNEITIEGASKIAEVIQSNTTIHKLNISNCGIVGAGVVVISNSLKKNATLQDLDVSHNKINIEGAKKMAEVIMFNRTLQKLDISNCGIRDDGVVIITESCNYNQTLQNLTLSWDNDRVTFDTASSNCCYRHIRYTGALIISNILYNNEKIKTLSLSDSYINGEGLASLCRCLKNNTTLQELDISKNKLFTEDTEVIAKVIELNTTLQKLNISDCGIHDSGVVVISNSLKNNKTLKVFNMSKNCIGVEGAKEIAEVLEFNMSLQKLDVSSCNILCEVLSNSLRKNTTLKELNMSHNKITIQDIAEIVKFNLTLQKLNISNCGILDDGAAIISNNLNKNDALKELNMSNNKISFKVVKDIAVLVRFITALQTLYISHCEVPDNELTDISISLIKNYHLQELNLSHSMIYTEGACKIAEVIRVNRTLLKLDISGCGIAGDGIGIISNSLMECTTLQELNISNNEITNEAAKGIAGVMQINKTLYKLDISNNGISGDGTTVIVDSLKGNNTLQALYMSYNKITTEGAKKMAEIIRLDTTLQALDISQCSIPDDGVLVISESYKYIRTLQNLKVSYSRTTFATSHSNDSRSVRNDVSEYNLHSTYYLSKAIVNLSKAIDNTGAVIVSNLLYNNMSITELNLSKNNIKYVGLAAVSEWLKVNYSLKILNMSHNWISIEGANKIAEVIKVNTTLQYLDISNCGIPDDGALVISESVRHSTTLQHLTISWKNDKVTINTASTTSFDALLCHTEYFMDKKNINLSRKDIGNNGAVIVSNLLYNNRSITELNLSENNIKYVGLAAVSEWLKDNYSLKTLNMSHNWISIEGANKIAEVIKVNTTLQYLDISNCGIPDDGALVISESVRHSTTLQHLTISWKNDKVTINTASTTSFDALLCRTEYFMDKKNINLSRKDIGNNGAVIVSNLLYNKRIVTLDLSYNNISYDGVAAVAEWLKNNYTLQSLNMSHNKISVEGASKIAEAIQVNKTLQKLDISECGIPDNGALVISNSLKKNNILCIQGLRMAHNEPSRCRLQ, from the exons ATGAATAATGGGTCTTGTGATGTACAAGCAAAGGTATTAG GAACTTTAGCAACACTGGAGAGTGTAATAATGATTGATCAAATTGAAAATA AGGATGATACTCCAATGATGAAAGATCTCAACAGATATGTTATCAGTAGATATGCAGCTGAATGGAAAGATATTGGCACTGAGTTGGACTTGGACATTGATGAGTTAAATATCATTGAGAAAGATAATCTTGGGCAAAGTAAGATTTGCTTTCAGAAAACTCTGGACAAGTGGTTAAAAGGGACTGCTAATGCTACTTGGAGAACATTGGAAGTTGCTCTTACTAATGTGCGACGGCAACAATCTGGTCTTGATCCAGTTGATGATATATATG GTCCTATATTTGTGATCAGGAACCAGTCAagtgttgatgattttaaag TGCCCCCAGTAGTTGATGATCTACGTAATGATTTATGTCATCGTTACAAAACACATAGACAGAAACCTCAGGAAGAGCAATGGCCACCAAACCAACCTAAATCAATTGTCAGTGTTGCGCTAATGCACTGTAGAGGAAAAACAACGCAACAAGAATTGATAAGAATATTTAAAGAATCTGAACAAGAAGATGCTCATACTGTGTTAGATAAGTTAACATCATCACATTCCAGGGTCACTAAGGACGTCAATGAAATATTTAGAGCATATTCTACTGACCAAGCAGTAACTGGTACTGACTCTGATGAACCACCTAAACATATTCTCATAGAAGGAGCACCTGGAATAGGAAAAACTGTACTAGCTAAAGAGATTGCCTATCTCTGGGCTAATGGTAAACTGTTAAAAGATTATAAACTAGTGTTCTTAGTCTACCTTAGAGATCCAAGGGTACACAAAGTAGGGTCACTCAAGGATTTCCTACAGTTGTTTACTTCTGAAGAAGTGTCTTCAGATTTGTTGAGGTTTGTTAAAGAATCACGAGGCAAAAATATAGCATTTATTTTAGATGGGTTTGATGAATTTCCTGCCTCAACACAGAGAAAGTCATTTATTGAAATCCTTATTGCGAAAAATGAGGAACTTGGTTTGATAGTTTACAAGTCCACAGTAGTTGTTACTTCACGACCATCAGCCACACTGTTTTTGCATGAAATAGTAGACAGTAGAATTGAAGTTCTTGGCTTTGCCAAAGAAGAAAGAGAGCAGTACATTTCACTATCACTCAAAAATTTGCCAGATGAAAAACAAAAGCTTCAAATGTACCTCACACAGCATCCTATGATCAACAGCCTTTGTTATATTCCACTTCATTTAGCAATTCTGTTATACCTTTTTGAGAAAGGTAGCAAACCTGATACTCTAACTGAAATGAATGAGTTCTTTGTTCTTCATACAATATACCGACACTTGAAGAGACATAAACTTCTACCATCTGGTGCACATGTAGTAAAAGGATTTAAAGATTTGCCTCAGAAAAATTACGAGGTTATCCTGAAATTGGCCAAATTAGCTTTTGATGGATTGCAAAGGAATAAGTTAGTATTTACATGTAGAGAAGTCAAAGAATTAATTCCTGATATTGTAGATGGTCCAAACATTAATGGATTTGGCTTACTGCAAACTGTGCAGCATTATCCCACTGCAAGCAGTGAAATGGGAATCACTGTTTCTTTTAATTTCATTCACTTCACAACACAAGAGTATCTTGCAGCCCTTCATGTGTCTACTCTGTCTAGTTTGCACCAGTCAATTTTAATGGGACAAACATTTTGGGATGGTCGGTTCAATGTTATGTGGATGATGTATGTGGGTATTTTAGGGATAGAGTCACCTGCTTTTGTTTCGTTTATTTCAACATTTGTTGATGTATTTCCTAGTAAAAGCAATACACTAGGTAGCAGTAGTGTTAATCATCAAGTTGACCAATCACTTTCTCAGGATATTCAAAATGATAAGAGAAAATGTTTGCATTTATTTCAGTGTTATGTGGAGGCAAAAAGTGATGAAATGCCAGAAACAATTTCTTCTATTTTTAGTAGTGGAAAAATCAAGCTAGGTTGTGTAACACTGCTTCCACATCATATTTCATCgttgatttttttcatgtctGCTTCTACTAAATCAAAGTGGAGAACTCTAGACCTAAACAATTGTAATCTTAGAAGTATTGGAATGAACAGGTTATTGGAACATGTTGTTGAAAACAAGAGCAACATTTCAGCATTGAAATATGTTGATCTAAACAGAAATGGTGCATCCCCATGGGGTGTATATTGTGTGATCATTAAACATTGTCAAGTTGGTAGTTTAACACTTTGTGGAGATGACGGAATGGAAGAACACTTTAAGGAGATCACAAATAGTCTAGAAGCAAATAAAGGACTTGATCAACTAATGCTGTGCAGTATTGGAAGAACTGGATTGGAGACATTTAAAAGAGTTTTAGTTTCCAACACAACGCTACATACAGTTTATTTTTCATGGAAGAAAATCTGCAGTGAAGTAATAAGGACTAATATGAATATTTTACTACACACAAGATGCACACTAAAAAAGTGTTGTGATACTGTAGCAGTGTGCAAGGCTGAAAAAGTGGTGGATATGAACATATTAGATGATAGTTACTATGGACCAATACCCAATGCAATTGACTTATCTAATAAAGGCTTAAGTGATGATGCACTAGCATTAATAACATTTGTATTATGGAATAACACAACAGTGAAGAGACTAGATATTTCATGCAACAAAATAACTGATGATGGAGCACTAGCCATTGGTAACTGCCTTAAGCAAAATGGCACCATAAAAGCCCTTGACTTGTCTTTGAGTTCTATAACTAGAATTGGAATGAAATATTTGCTAGAATCCATTAAGAATACATCAATAATCAGGTATATTGACCTCAGTAGAAATGACTCATCCCCGTGGAGTGTGTATTGTGCTATCATTAGACATTGTTGTGTTAGTAGTCTAACAGTTTGTGGTGATGATGGTATAGAAGGATATGTTAAGGAAATAACAGATAGTCTAGGATCAAATAGAAAACTCCAGTCTCTAACATTGTGCAACATTGGAAGAATTGGATTAGAGGTAGTTAGAGAAGTGTTAGGTAGTAACACAACTTTAAATAGAGTGAATTTGTCATGGACTAAAGTAAGCGATGAAGGAACAAAAGATAAGAAGAATATTTTACTTCACACAAAATGCCCACTTGCTTGCTGCAGCGACAGAGAAATGGTTGTCAACATATTACACGAAAGTCATTGTAGACCTGCACCCAAGGAAATCACCTTGTCTAATATGATCATCAATGATGATATAGTAGCCTTTATAGCACTTGGCTTgtataataacaaaatattaaaTCAACTTGATTTATCTTGTAATTATATTACCTGCAAGGGAGCTATGATCATTGCAAAGGCTATTGAAGTAAATTCAGCACTACAGAAACTTGACATTTCAAACAACTTAGTATCAGATGATGGTGTGGTAAGCATTGGTAACTGTATAAAGAACAACAGAATACTAAAGGAAGTTAATTTGTCATCAAACAAGATATCTCCTTTAGGGATGAACCAGTTTGCAGCATGTATAAGGAACACAACACTGGAATATGTCGACCTCAGTGAAAATGATTCATCTCCATGGGGTGTGTACTGTGTTGTTATTAGAAACTGTCAAGTTAATAATTTAACAGTTTGCGGAGATCATGGAATGGAATTTCAGATTAATGAAATAATAGATAGTCTAGAAGCAAATAGAAGACTTAATTCACTAACATTGTATGGTATAGGAAGAATTGGAGTAACATCAATAAAGGAAGTATTGGCTATGAACACAACTCTAAATACACTGAACTTGTCATGGAAGAAATTCAGGCTTGAGAAAGTAAAAAATATTGTGCTTTGCACAAAAATTCCACTCAATACATTGGGTAATACAGTCTGTGATAGCGTAATAGATGTTAACATATTAAATGATGGCAAGTATAAATTTCACACAATTCCTAGCAACGTTTCTTTTTCCCATATCCATGACAATGATGTTTTCCTGATAGCATTTGGTTTATGTTATAACACCATCCTACGAGTGCTTTACTTATCACTTGAAAACAATATAACAAGCAAAGGAGCAAAGGAGTTAGCAAAGGCCATTGAAAGTAACTCAACTCTACAGAAGTTTGATATTTCTTACAACAATATATCATGTGATGGAATGGAAGCTATCAgtaactctctcaaggtaaacAGCACATTACTAGAAATAGTGGTATCAAAATCTTTTAGAAGTGGGATACTGACTGTAAATGCACAATGTTCCCATTGTTCTTTGTCGTCTGAAGGTATAGTTGATGCTGAAGTACTCATTGCAACATCATTATTGTTTAATAATAATTGTACTAATGTAAAAGATCTGGATATTTCTAACAATAGAATATCTGATGTTGGCATATTTGCATTAAGTGATCTTTTAATGATTTATCCACTACAGAAACTAAATATTGCATGCAACCATTTTTCTGAAATTGGAGTTGACGCTATTATTGAGTCTCTCAAGCAGAATGTTAGTTTACAAGAACTGAATATGTCACATAATAAGATTGCTGTTGAAGGATGTAACAAGATTGCTGAATTGATTTTAGTTAACAAAACACTTCAGCATCTGGACATTTCCTATTGTGGTATTCCTGAAGATGGAGCAATAAACATTAGTAAGTCATACACTGCAAGCAGCAAAATATTGCAAACACTGGTGATATCATGGGGGGATGATCGAATTATTATTAATACCGCATGTCTATTTTCAAACTGTGATTTATCTAGAAAAGCAATTGGCAACAGTGGAACACAAATAGTAATTAATCTTTTATGTAAACTTAACATAAAAGAGCTTGACTTATCTTACAACAATATAACTGATGATGGAGTGTTGACTGTCTGTGATTTTCTCAAGGAAAATAATACCTTAAAGGAGCTCAATATGTCACACAACAAGATCTCTATTGAGGGAGCTAAAAAGATTGCCGAAGTTATTCAATCCAACACTACACTTCAAAAACTTGATATTTCTTATTGTGATATCCCTGATGATGGTGTAGTGGCCATTAGTAGGTCTCTAATGAATAAAAGTTTACAACTCAACATATCATTGAAAAATGATCAAGTTACTATTAACACAGCAGTTTCATGTTGTGACTTATTTAGGCAGAAGATTGGCAACGTTGAAGTAGAAATAGTATTAAATCTTTTGTATAATAGTGAGATAAAGGAACTCAATATTTCCCATAATGATCTAACAGAGAATGCAGGAATAATGCTTATCTGTGAATTTATCAAGAAACACAACACCTTACAgaaactcaatatgtcacacaGCAAAATCACCATTGAGGGAGCTATCAAGGTTGCTGAAGTTATTAAAATCATTGTTACATTACAAAGCCTGGATATTTCATGTTGTGGCATTTCTGGTGATGGCGTAGTAGTTATCAGTGATAGTATAATGAACAATACTTCGCTACAAGAACTTAATATGTCAGGTAACAAGGTCACTATAGAAGGAGCTCACAAGATTGCTGAAGTTATTCAATTCAACACAACACTTCATAAACTTAATATTTCTGATTGCGGTATTATTGATGATGGAGTAGTAGTCATCAGTGATAGTCTGATAGAATGTACTTCACTACAAGAACTTGATATGTCACATAATGAGATCACTATAGAAGGAGCTAGCAAGATTGCTGAGGTTATCCAATCCAACACAACAATTCATAAACTTAATATTTCTAATTGTGGTATTGTTGGTGCTGGAGTAGTAGTCATCAGTAATAGTCTGAAGAAAAATGCTACACTACAAGACCTTGATGTGTCACATAACAAAATCAATATAGAAGGTGCTAAGAAGATGGCTGAAGTTATTATGTTCAACAGAACACTTCAAAAACTTGATATTTCTAATTGTGGTATTCGTGATGATGGAGTAGTAATCATCACTGAGTCTTGTAATTACAATCAAACACTACAAAATCTCACTTTATCATGGGACAATGATCGAGTTACTTTTGACACAGCATCATCTAATTGTTGCTATAGGCATATTAGGTATACTGGAGCACTGATAATCTCAAATATTTTGTATAACAATGAAAAAATAAAGACGCTCAGCCTTTCTGATAGCTACATAAATGGTGAAGGGCTGGCAAGTTTATGCAGGTGTCTCAAAAATAATACTACCTTACAAGAACTTGATATCTCAAAAAATAAGCTTTTTACTGAAGACACTGAGGTAATTGCCAAAGTGATTGAACTTAACACAACTTTGCAAAAGCTTAACATTTCTGACTGCGGGATTCATGATAGTGGAGTAGTGGTCATTAGTAACAGTTTGAAGAATAATAAAACCTTAAAAGTATTCAATATGTCAAAAAATTGCATTGGTGTTGAGGGAGCTAAGGAGATTGCTGAAGTACTAGAATTCAACATGTCGCTACAAAAGCTTGATGTTAGTAGTTGCAATATTCTATGTGAAGTCCTCAGCAATAGCCTGAGGAAGAATACTACCTTAAAAGAACTTAATATGTCACATAATAAGATTACTATTCAGGATATTGCTGaaattgtaaaattcaaccTAACTCTGCAAAAACTCAATATTTCTAATTGTGGTATTCTTGATGACGGAGCAGCAATCATCAGTAATAACCTGAATAAAAATGATGCCTTAAAAGAGCTTAATATGTCAAATAACAAAATCAGTTTTAAGGTAGTTAAAGATATTGCAGTATTAGTTAGATTTATCACAGCACTGCAAACACTTTATATTTCGCATTGTGAAGTTCCTGATAATGAACTAACAGATATCAGTATCAGTCTGATAAAAAATTATCACTTACAAGAACTCAACTTGTCACATAGCATGATTTATACTGAAGGAGCTTGCAAGATTGCTGAGGTTATTAGAGTTAACAGAACTCTACTCAAACTTGATATTTCTGGTTGTGGTATTGCTGGTGATGGAATAGGTATCATCAGCAATAGTCTGATGGAATGTACAACTTTACAAGAACTTAACATATCAAATAATGAGATCACTAATGAAGCAGCTAAAGGGATTGCTGGAGTCATGCAAATCAATAAAACACTTTATAAACTTGATATTTCCAATAATGGCATTTCTGGTGATGGAACAACAGTTATTGTTGATAGTCTTAAGGGAAATAATACCTTGCAAGCACTGTATATGTCATATAATAAGATCACAACTGAGGGAGCTAAGAAGATGGCTGAAATCATCCGACTTGACACAACACTACAAGCACTTGATATTTCGCAATGTAGTATCCCTGATGATGGAGTATTAGTTATCAGTGAGTCTTATAAGTACATCAGAACATTACAAAACCTCAAAGTATCATATTCACGTACTACTTTTGCAACATCTCATTCCAATGATTCTAGATCTGTTAGAAATGATGTTTCAGAGTACAATCTCCATTCCACTTACTACTTATCTAAGGCAATTGTTAACTTATCTAAGGCCATTGATAATACTGGAGCAGTAATAGTTTCAAACCTTTTATACAATAACATGAGCATCACAGAGCTTAATCTTTCTAAAAATAACATAAAGTATGTTGGATTGGCAGCTGTAAGTGAATGGCTCAAAGTCAATTACTCCTTGAAAATACTAAACATGTCACATAATTGGATTTCTATTGAGGGAGCTAACAAGATTGCTGAGGTAATTAAAGTCAACACAACACTACAATACCTTGACATTTCCAACTGTGGTATCCCTGATGATGGAGCATTAGTTATCAGTGAGTCAGTTAGACACAGCACAACCTTACAACACCTCACAATATCATGGAAAAATGACAAAGTTACTATAAATACTGCATCAACCACATCATTTGATGCACTTTTATGTCACACAGAATATTTCATGGATAAAAAGAACATTAACTTATCTAGAAAAGATATTGGGAATAATGGAGCAGTAATAGTTTCAAACCTTTTATACAATAACAGGAGCATCACAGAGCTTAATCTTTCTGAAAATAACATAAAGTATGTTGGATTGGCAGCTGTAAGTGAATGGCTCAAAGACAATTACTCCTTGAAAACACTAAACATGTCACATAATTGGATTTCTATTGAGGGAGCTAACAAGATTGCTGAGGTAATTAAAGTCAACACAACACTACAATACCTTGATATTTCCAACTGTGGTATCCCTGATGATGGAGCATTAGTTATCAGTGAGTCAGTTAGACACAGCACAACCTTACAACACCTCACAATATCATGGAAAAATGACAAAGTTACTATAAATACTGCATCAACCACATCATTTGATGCACTTTTATGTCGCACAGAATATTTCATGGATAAAAAGAACATTAACTTATCTAGAAAAGATATTGGGAATAATGGAGCAGTGATAGTATCAAATCTTTTGTACAATAAGAGGATTGTAACACTTGACCTTTCCTATAACAACATATCTTATGATGGAGTAGCAGCTGTGGCTGAATGGCTCAAGAATAATTACACATTGCAATCACTCAACATGTCACATAACAAGATATCTGTTGAGGGAGCTAGCAAGATTGCCGAAGCCATTCAAGTTAACAAAACGCTTCAGAAACTTGATATTTCTGAATGTGGTATTCCTGATAATGGAGCATTGGTTATTAGTAATAGTCTAAAGAAGAACAATATCTTATGTATCCAAGGACTCCGTATGGCACATAATGAACCATCTCGCTGTAGACTCCAGTAA